A genomic segment from Asterias amurensis chromosome 6, ASM3211899v1 encodes:
- the LOC139938304 gene encoding voltage-gated hydrogen channel 1-like isoform X2, with amino-acid sequence MGLFTKADDEKKIVTDEQTHENGKESHHDPDDPDYHEAPMTFREKLRELLHSQKFQIIVIVLVVFDCVLVIGELILDFEALAAAKGCSLEGGNSSESGYESPYYNTYKNETQDPYNDDPHVEEEEEHKESPTKLAAEAFHIMSLIILSIFMIELALKVFALGAKFFHSKLEVFDAIVIVTSFILDIVTLIFPEQFAVLDLIVVLRLWRILRIVNGVVLSVEQQAEKKIHHHKKLKRRALYILRKFETYSEALEGEIEALRGLLNANKVEIDEGMIKNKPVKPHYDKKLHLDTMEDGKEDHHGMSSNDSQIALDWTQDPVYGESSQPPDYASTLQQA; translated from the exons ATGGGTCTCTTCACCAAAGCTGACGACGAGAAAAAGATCGTCACAGACGAACAGACTCACGAGAATGGCAAAGAGTCACATCATGACCCGGACGACCCGGACTACCACGAGGCCCCGATGACGTTCCGAGAGAAACTAAGAGAGTTGCTGCATTCACAGAAGTTTCAGATTATCGTGATCGTCTTGGTCGTTTTTGATTGTGTCTTAGTCATTGGAGAGTTGATTCTTGACTTTGAGGCATTAGCCGCT GCCAAGGGATGCAGCTTAGAGGGAGGGAACAGTTCCGAAAGTGGATACGAATCGCCCTACTATAACACTTACAAGAATGAAACACAAGACCCTTATAACGACGATCCACAcgtagaagaagaagaagagcacAAGGAATCACCGACTAAGCTTGCGGCCGAGGCTTTCCACATCATGAGTCTGATCATTCTGAGTATCTTCATGATTGAGCTGGCGCTAAAAGTGTTTGCGCTGGGCGCTAAGTTCTTTCACAGCAAACTGGAG GTTTTTGATGCAATAGTTATTGTGACATCCTTCATACTCGACATAGTCACCTTGATCTTCCCTGAACAATTCGCTGTCTTGGACCTTATTGTTGTCCTACGTTTGTGGCGTATCCTTCGCATCGTTAATG GGGTGGTTTTGTCCGTGGAGCAGCAGGCCGAGAAGAAGATCCACCATCACAAGAAGTTGAAGAGACGTGCCTTGTACATTCTGAGAAAGTTTGAGACGTACAGTGAGGCACTGGAGGGAGAGATAGAAGCACTGAGAGGTTTACTTAACGCCAACAAAGTGGAAATCG ATGAAGGAATGATTAAGAACAAACCGGTAAAGCCGCACTACGACAAGAAACTACACCTTGATACCATGGAGGATGGGAAGGAAGACCACCATGGGATGAGTTCTAATGACAGTCAGATAGCCCTTGACTGGACGCAAGACCCCGTGTACGGTGAGAGCAGTCAACCACCGGATTATGCCTCGACCCTACAACAAGCCTGA
- the LOC139938304 gene encoding voltage-gated hydrogen channel 1-like isoform X1: protein MNGDDNKMSMSTIDSMEKSGGGNKMGLFTKADDEKKIVTDEQTHENGKESHHDPDDPDYHEAPMTFREKLRELLHSQKFQIIVIVLVVFDCVLVIGELILDFEALAAAKGCSLEGGNSSESGYESPYYNTYKNETQDPYNDDPHVEEEEEHKESPTKLAAEAFHIMSLIILSIFMIELALKVFALGAKFFHSKLEVFDAIVIVTSFILDIVTLIFPEQFAVLDLIVVLRLWRILRIVNGVVLSVEQQAEKKIHHHKKLKRRALYILRKFETYSEALEGEIEALRGLLNANKVEIDEGMIKNKPVKPHYDKKLHLDTMEDGKEDHHGMSSNDSQIALDWTQDPVYGESSQPPDYASTLQQA from the exons ATGAACGGTGATGATAATAAAATGTCAATGTCGACCATTGATAGCATGGAGAAGTCTG GGGGCGGTAACAAGATGGGTCTCTTCACCAAAGCTGACGACGAGAAAAAGATCGTCACAGACGAACAGACTCACGAGAATGGCAAAGAGTCACATCATGACCCGGACGACCCGGACTACCACGAGGCCCCGATGACGTTCCGAGAGAAACTAAGAGAGTTGCTGCATTCACAGAAGTTTCAGATTATCGTGATCGTCTTGGTCGTTTTTGATTGTGTCTTAGTCATTGGAGAGTTGATTCTTGACTTTGAGGCATTAGCCGCT GCCAAGGGATGCAGCTTAGAGGGAGGGAACAGTTCCGAAAGTGGATACGAATCGCCCTACTATAACACTTACAAGAATGAAACACAAGACCCTTATAACGACGATCCACAcgtagaagaagaagaagagcacAAGGAATCACCGACTAAGCTTGCGGCCGAGGCTTTCCACATCATGAGTCTGATCATTCTGAGTATCTTCATGATTGAGCTGGCGCTAAAAGTGTTTGCGCTGGGCGCTAAGTTCTTTCACAGCAAACTGGAG GTTTTTGATGCAATAGTTATTGTGACATCCTTCATACTCGACATAGTCACCTTGATCTTCCCTGAACAATTCGCTGTCTTGGACCTTATTGTTGTCCTACGTTTGTGGCGTATCCTTCGCATCGTTAATG GGGTGGTTTTGTCCGTGGAGCAGCAGGCCGAGAAGAAGATCCACCATCACAAGAAGTTGAAGAGACGTGCCTTGTACATTCTGAGAAAGTTTGAGACGTACAGTGAGGCACTGGAGGGAGAGATAGAAGCACTGAGAGGTTTACTTAACGCCAACAAAGTGGAAATCG ATGAAGGAATGATTAAGAACAAACCGGTAAAGCCGCACTACGACAAGAAACTACACCTTGATACCATGGAGGATGGGAAGGAAGACCACCATGGGATGAGTTCTAATGACAGTCAGATAGCCCTTGACTGGACGCAAGACCCCGTGTACGGTGAGAGCAGTCAACCACCGGATTATGCCTCGACCCTACAACAAGCCTGA
- the LOC139938432 gene encoding SWI/SNF-related matrix-associated actin-dependent regulator of chromatin subfamily B member 1-like, with protein MAEGSDEAAPVPPRTYGKKPHVFQFKERGKGYMIGTEVGWYLDMMAGGVYKRYPLLRRKKATREQRCLIAKTAHRRLYKHGLPSSITLLKASEIEEILAGRDAKYRSSAYTKPVKAPEATHSTVACPLTVHKELQLAPSPSSEVDEYLFLTLDWLKYMDTIEQAPL; from the exons ATGGCGGAGGGCAGCGATGAGGCAGCTCCCGTACCTCCACGAACTTACGGCAAAAAACCACATGTTTTCCAGTTCAAGGAACGTGGAAAAGGGTATATGATAGGTACTGAG GTGGGGTGGTATCTGGACATGATGGCTGGCGGAGTTTACAAAAGGTATCCTCTTCTTAGGAGAAAGAAAGCAACAAGAGAACAACGTTGTTTAATAGCCAAGACAGCACATCGAC gtcTCTACAAACATGGACTTCCCAGCAGCATTACTCTTCTAAAGGCCTCAGAGATAGAGGAAATCCTCGCTGGCAGAGATGCAAAGTACCGCTCATCCGCTTATACAAAGCCTGTGAAAGCTCCCGAAGCAACACACTCCACTGTGGCCTGTCCGTTAACTGTGCACAAAGAACTCCAACTTGCGCCTAGCCCAAGCTCCGAGGTTGATGAATATTTGTTCTTAACACTGGACTGGTTGAAgtacatggacactattgagcAGGCTCCATTATGA
- the LOC139938134 gene encoding uncharacterized protein has protein sequence MAAKIKSETCKAPVRRPTYGKKPRVLRLDNVVDDTNKFMIGSEVGDYLGIYNGSIYKRFPSLWRKVTSVTERKMLLKILDCICPDSHNLPPFVTLVKATEIEEIVEGRDLKYRGAKKTVKAKKTVKARKRVKTRYTVKTNKAMKAKKTVKAPSKHSFLPSPLILAQECQLPTSASSENNEFLFLTPDCLEYMDTIEQAPL, from the exons atggcAGCCAAAATAAAAAGTGAGACCTGCAAAGCCCCCGTGCGTCGCCCAACTTACGGCAAAAAACCACGAGTTTTGCGTCTGGATAATGTTGTGGACGatacaaacaaatttatgaTAGGTTCTGAG GTCGGTGATTATCTCGGCATTTACAATGGCTCAATCTACAAAAGGTTTCCATCGCTCTGGAGAAAAGTGACATCAGTAACAGAGCGCAAGATGTTACTCAAGATTCTGGATTGTATTT gTCCCGACAGTCACAACCTTCCCCCCTTTGTTACTCTCGTGAAGGCTACAGAAATTGAGGAGATAGTTGAGGGCCGAGATTTAAAGTACCGGGGAGCCAAAAAGACGGTGAAAGCAAAAAAGACTGTGAAAGCCAGAAAGAGGGTGAAAACCAGATATACTGTGAAAACCAACAAGGCTATGAAAGCTAAAAAGACCGTGAAAGCTCCTTCAAAACACTCATTTCTACCTTCTCCTCTGATTTTGGCACAAGAATGCCAACTTCCGACCAGTGCAAGCTCTGAGAATAACGAATTTTTGTTCTTAACACCCGACTGTTTGGAgtacatggacactattgagcAGGCTCCATTATGa